One window from the genome of Rhinolophus ferrumequinum isolate MPI-CBG mRhiFer1 chromosome 10, mRhiFer1_v1.p, whole genome shotgun sequence encodes:
- the BIN2 gene encoding bridging integrator 2 isoform X1, whose product MAEGKAGGAAGLFAKQVQKKFSRAQEKVLQKLGKTVETKDERFEQNANNFYHQQTEGLKLYKDLKNFLSAVKVMHESSKKVSETLQEIYSSEWDGHEDLKAIVGNNDLLWEDYEEKLADQALRTMENYVAQFGEIKERISKRGRKLVDYDSARHHLEAVQNAKKKDEAKTAKAEEEFNKAQAVFEELNQELLEELPVLYNSRIGCYVTIFQNISNLRDVFYREMSKLNHNLYEVMSKLEKQHSNKVFVVKGLSSRRSLVISSPVQTSSVSSPLTSPTSPSVPPLKSARDSISVSEEELTSDPTQGEDKSEIKEEPFKDKEMEEEEAEASSSEEEEPQPACNGPTQALSSPTVEGGESQEEAAPSSPAPSPDRALIPSEQPSSLPEVVLRTRTSSEGSEQQKKRASLQRTSAPPNRPPPPRATPSRRTSSGNTPSSPAASDQGSPTSSRASLGAGTPSPRASSDVFFDAQPPEKPVRTSESREKENTDNVNPEELCTSPASMVPEVFSESGYVRKMEEDEENKKLTSDDSPESQGLQLHISAVPEESNVTAPEPQEEASTMRSAER is encoded by the exons ATGGCTGAGGGCAAGGCGGGCGGCGCTGCCGGCCTCTTTGCCAAGCAGGTGCAGAAGAAGTTCAGCAGAGCCCAGGAGAAG GTACTACAGAAGTTGGGGAAAACTGTGGAAACCAAAGATGAACGGTTTGAACAAAATGCCAATAACTTCTACCATCAGCAG ACAGAAGGCCTCAAGCTATACAAGGACCTGAAGAACTTCCTTAGTGCAGTCAAAG TGATGCATGAAAGTTCAAAGAAAGTGTCAGAAACCCTGCAGGAGATCTACAGCAGCGAGTGGGACGGGCATGAGGATCTAAAGGCCATTGTAGGG AATAATGATCTCCTTTGGGAAGACTATGAAGAGAAACTAGCTGACCAAGCTTTGAGGACCATGGAAAACTATGTCGCCCAGTTTGGCGAGATTAAG GAAAGAATCTCCAAGCGGGGTCGGAAACTCGTGGATTATGACAGTGCCCGACACCACCTGGAGGCGGTACAGAATGCCAAGAAGAAAGATGAGGCCAAAACTGccaag GCAGAGGAAGAGTTCAACAAAGCCCAGGCTGTGTTTGAAGAGCTGAACCAGGAACTGCTAGAGGAGTTGCCTGTTCTTTATAACAG TCGTATTGGCTGTTATGTGACCATCTTCCAAAACATTTCCAACCTCAGGGACGTCTTCTACAGGGAGATGAGCAAG CTGAACCACAATCTCTACGAGGTGATGAGCAAACTGGAGAAGCAACATTCCAACAAGGTCTTTGTGGTGAAGGGACTATCAAG CAGACGCTCCTTAGTCATCTCTTCCCCAGTTCAAACATCTTCAGTCTCCAGCCCTCTTACCTCACCTACTAGTCCCTCTGTACCTCCCTTGAAGAGTGCGAGGGATTCCATCTCAGTAAGTGAAGAAGAGCTGACATCTGATCCAACCCAGGGAGAAGACAAATCTGAAATTAAAGAAGAGCCcttcaaagacaaggaaatggaggaggaagaagctGAAGCAAGCTCCTCTGAGGAGGAAGAGCCTCAGCCAGCCTGCAATGGCCCCACCCAGGCCCTGTCCTCTCCCACCGTTGAGGGTGGCGAGTCCCAGGAGGAAGCTGCCCCTAGCTCCCCAGCTCCATCACCAGACAGAGCTCTGATCCCTTCAGAGCAGCCTTCATCTCTCCCAGAAGTAGTCCTCCGAACCCGAACCTCAAGTGAAGGGTCTGAACAACAAAAGAAGAGAGCCTCTCTCCAGAGGACCTCAGCACCCCCTAATAGGCCTCCTCCACCCAGAGCTACTCCCAGCCGTAGGACCTCCTCAGGGAACACACCCTCCAGCCCTGCAGCCTCTGACCAGGGTTCACCCACCAGCTCCAGGGCCTCCTTGGGAGCTGGGACTCCAAGTCCTAGGGCCTCCTCGGACGTCTTTTTTGATGCACAGCCACCAGAGAAGCCAGTAAGAACTTCTGAGTCccgagaaaaagaaaacactgacaaTGTGAACCCAGAAGAACTTTGTACTTCCCCCGCCTCGATGGTCCCTGAG GTGTTTTCAGAGTCTGGCTATGTGAGGAAGATGGAAGAGGATGAAGAGAACAAAAAGCTTACCTCGGATGACTCCCCTGAG AGCCAAGGCCTCCAGCTTCACATCTCTGCGGTTCCAGAAGAGAGTAACGTCACAGCACCCGAGCCTCAAGAAGAG GCATCTACAATGCGAAGTGCAGAACGCTGA
- the BIN2 gene encoding bridging integrator 2 isoform X2 has translation MAEGKAGGAAGLFAKQVQKKFSRAQEKVLQKLGKTVETKDERFEQNANNFYHQQTEGLKLYKDLKNFLSAVKVMHESSKKVSETLQEIYSSEWDGHEDLKAIVGNNDLLWEDYEEKLADQALRTMENYVAQFGEIKERISKRGRKLVDYDSARHHLEAVQNAKKKDEAKTAKAEEEFNKAQAVFEELNQELLEELPVLYNSRIGCYVTIFQNISNLRDVFYREMSKLNHNLYEVMSKLEKQHSNKVFVVKGLSRRSLVISSPVQTSSVSSPLTSPTSPSVPPLKSARDSISVSEEELTSDPTQGEDKSEIKEEPFKDKEMEEEEAEASSSEEEEPQPACNGPTQALSSPTVEGGESQEEAAPSSPAPSPDRALIPSEQPSSLPEVVLRTRTSSEGSEQQKKRASLQRTSAPPNRPPPPRATPSRRTSSGNTPSSPAASDQGSPTSSRASLGAGTPSPRASSDVFFDAQPPEKPVRTSESREKENTDNVNPEELCTSPASMVPEVFSESGYVRKMEEDEENKKLTSDDSPESQGLQLHISAVPEESNVTAPEPQEEASTMRSAER, from the exons ATGGCTGAGGGCAAGGCGGGCGGCGCTGCCGGCCTCTTTGCCAAGCAGGTGCAGAAGAAGTTCAGCAGAGCCCAGGAGAAG GTACTACAGAAGTTGGGGAAAACTGTGGAAACCAAAGATGAACGGTTTGAACAAAATGCCAATAACTTCTACCATCAGCAG ACAGAAGGCCTCAAGCTATACAAGGACCTGAAGAACTTCCTTAGTGCAGTCAAAG TGATGCATGAAAGTTCAAAGAAAGTGTCAGAAACCCTGCAGGAGATCTACAGCAGCGAGTGGGACGGGCATGAGGATCTAAAGGCCATTGTAGGG AATAATGATCTCCTTTGGGAAGACTATGAAGAGAAACTAGCTGACCAAGCTTTGAGGACCATGGAAAACTATGTCGCCCAGTTTGGCGAGATTAAG GAAAGAATCTCCAAGCGGGGTCGGAAACTCGTGGATTATGACAGTGCCCGACACCACCTGGAGGCGGTACAGAATGCCAAGAAGAAAGATGAGGCCAAAACTGccaag GCAGAGGAAGAGTTCAACAAAGCCCAGGCTGTGTTTGAAGAGCTGAACCAGGAACTGCTAGAGGAGTTGCCTGTTCTTTATAACAG TCGTATTGGCTGTTATGTGACCATCTTCCAAAACATTTCCAACCTCAGGGACGTCTTCTACAGGGAGATGAGCAAG CTGAACCACAATCTCTACGAGGTGATGAGCAAACTGGAGAAGCAACATTCCAACAAGGTCTTTGTGGTGAAGGGACTATCAAG ACGCTCCTTAGTCATCTCTTCCCCAGTTCAAACATCTTCAGTCTCCAGCCCTCTTACCTCACCTACTAGTCCCTCTGTACCTCCCTTGAAGAGTGCGAGGGATTCCATCTCAGTAAGTGAAGAAGAGCTGACATCTGATCCAACCCAGGGAGAAGACAAATCTGAAATTAAAGAAGAGCCcttcaaagacaaggaaatggaggaggaagaagctGAAGCAAGCTCCTCTGAGGAGGAAGAGCCTCAGCCAGCCTGCAATGGCCCCACCCAGGCCCTGTCCTCTCCCACCGTTGAGGGTGGCGAGTCCCAGGAGGAAGCTGCCCCTAGCTCCCCAGCTCCATCACCAGACAGAGCTCTGATCCCTTCAGAGCAGCCTTCATCTCTCCCAGAAGTAGTCCTCCGAACCCGAACCTCAAGTGAAGGGTCTGAACAACAAAAGAAGAGAGCCTCTCTCCAGAGGACCTCAGCACCCCCTAATAGGCCTCCTCCACCCAGAGCTACTCCCAGCCGTAGGACCTCCTCAGGGAACACACCCTCCAGCCCTGCAGCCTCTGACCAGGGTTCACCCACCAGCTCCAGGGCCTCCTTGGGAGCTGGGACTCCAAGTCCTAGGGCCTCCTCGGACGTCTTTTTTGATGCACAGCCACCAGAGAAGCCAGTAAGAACTTCTGAGTCccgagaaaaagaaaacactgacaaTGTGAACCCAGAAGAACTTTGTACTTCCCCCGCCTCGATGGTCCCTGAG GTGTTTTCAGAGTCTGGCTATGTGAGGAAGATGGAAGAGGATGAAGAGAACAAAAAGCTTACCTCGGATGACTCCCCTGAG AGCCAAGGCCTCCAGCTTCACATCTCTGCGGTTCCAGAAGAGAGTAACGTCACAGCACCCGAGCCTCAAGAAGAG GCATCTACAATGCGAAGTGCAGAACGCTGA
- the CELA1 gene encoding chymotrypsin-like elastase family member 1 isoform X2, whose protein sequence is MARGQWSALLATCCASCSSPPWSFMISLQYLSRGNWYHTCGGTLIRQNWVMTAAHCVDSQMTFRVVVGDHNLSQNDGTEQYVSVQRIVVHPYWNSNNVAAGYDIALLRLGQSVTLNRYVKLGVLPQEGTILANNSPCYITGWGRTRTNGQLAQTLQQAYLPTVSYSTCSSSSYWGSTVKNTMVCAGGDGVRSGCQGDSGGPLNCLVNGQYAVHGVTSFVSSQGCNVSRKPTVFTRVSAYISWINNVVANN, encoded by the exons ATGGCAAGGGGGCAGTGGTCTGCTCTGCTGGCAACATGCTGCGCTTCCTGCTCTTCGCCACCCTGGTCCTTTATG ATCTCCCTCCAGTACCTGTCCAGAGGTAACTGGTATCACACCTGTGGAGGGACCCTCATCAGACAGAACTGGGTGATGACAGCTGCCCACTGTGTGGACAG CCAAATGACCTTCCGTGTGGTGGTTGGAGACCACAACCTGAGCCAGAACGATGGCACTGAGCAGTACGTGAGCGTGCAGAGGATCGTCGTGCATCCGTACTGGAACAGCAATAACGTGGCTGCCGG CTATGACATCGCCCTGCTGCGCCTGGGCCAGAGCGTGACCCTCAACCGCTACGTCAAGCTGGGTGTTCTGCCCCAGGAGGGAACCATCCTGGCTAACAACAGCCCCTGCTACATCACAGGCTGGGGCAGGACCAGAA CCAATGGGCAGCTGGCCCAGACCCTGCAGCAGGCTTACCTGCCCACCGTGTCCTACTCCACCTGCTCTAGCAGTTCCTACTGGGGCTCCACTGTGAAGAACACGATGGTGTGTGCTGGAGGCGATGGAGTCCGCTCAGGGTGTCAG GGTGATTCTGGGGGCCCTCTCAACTGCTTGGTGAATGGCCAGTATGCTGTCCATGGAGTGACCAGCTTTGTGTCCAGCCAGGGTTGTAATGTCTCCAGGAAGCCCACGGTCTTCACCCGGGTTTCTGCTTACATCAGTTGGATAAATAAT GTCGTTGCCAACAACTGA
- the CELA1 gene encoding chymotrypsin-like elastase family member 1 isoform X1, producing MLRFLLFATLVLYGHSTQDFPETNPRVVGGTEAQRNAWPSQISLQYLSRGNWYHTCGGTLIRQNWVMTAAHCVDSQMTFRVVVGDHNLSQNDGTEQYVSVQRIVVHPYWNSNNVAAGYDIALLRLGQSVTLNRYVKLGVLPQEGTILANNSPCYITGWGRTRTNGQLAQTLQQAYLPTVSYSTCSSSSYWGSTVKNTMVCAGGDGVRSGCQGDSGGPLNCLVNGQYAVHGVTSFVSSQGCNVSRKPTVFTRVSAYISWINNVVANN from the exons ATGCTGCGCTTCCTGCTCTTCGCCACCCTGGTCCTTTATG GACACAGTACCCAGGACTTTCCAGAAACCAACCCCCGGGTAGTTGGagggactgaggcccagaggaacGCCTGGCCCTCTCAG ATCTCCCTCCAGTACCTGTCCAGAGGTAACTGGTATCACACCTGTGGAGGGACCCTCATCAGACAGAACTGGGTGATGACAGCTGCCCACTGTGTGGACAG CCAAATGACCTTCCGTGTGGTGGTTGGAGACCACAACCTGAGCCAGAACGATGGCACTGAGCAGTACGTGAGCGTGCAGAGGATCGTCGTGCATCCGTACTGGAACAGCAATAACGTGGCTGCCGG CTATGACATCGCCCTGCTGCGCCTGGGCCAGAGCGTGACCCTCAACCGCTACGTCAAGCTGGGTGTTCTGCCCCAGGAGGGAACCATCCTGGCTAACAACAGCCCCTGCTACATCACAGGCTGGGGCAGGACCAGAA CCAATGGGCAGCTGGCCCAGACCCTGCAGCAGGCTTACCTGCCCACCGTGTCCTACTCCACCTGCTCTAGCAGTTCCTACTGGGGCTCCACTGTGAAGAACACGATGGTGTGTGCTGGAGGCGATGGAGTCCGCTCAGGGTGTCAG GGTGATTCTGGGGGCCCTCTCAACTGCTTGGTGAATGGCCAGTATGCTGTCCATGGAGTGACCAGCTTTGTGTCCAGCCAGGGTTGTAATGTCTCCAGGAAGCCCACGGTCTTCACCCGGGTTTCTGCTTACATCAGTTGGATAAATAAT GTCGTTGCCAACAACTGA